Proteins from one Planctomyces sp. SH-PL62 genomic window:
- a CDS encoding DUF447 domain-containing protein encodes MILEGLVTTLSPEGELNIAPMGPKIPADLSLGTFVLRPYRSSTTYRNLKAGGSGVFHITDDVLLLARTAIGAALDPPPATTPARAVLGRVLADACRYYEFRPIVVDDIDERTTVLVETLAEGRIRDFLGFNRAKHAVVEAAILATRTAFLPLSEILEEFQKFSVIVDKTGGPAEREALDLLLDHVRRSSRPPLESKAPSS; translated from the coding sequence GTGATCCTCGAAGGTCTCGTCACCACCCTGAGCCCCGAGGGCGAGCTGAACATCGCCCCCATGGGCCCCAAGATCCCCGCCGATCTGAGCCTGGGCACGTTCGTCCTGCGGCCTTATCGGAGCTCGACGACCTACCGGAACCTCAAGGCCGGCGGCTCGGGGGTCTTCCACATCACCGACGACGTCCTGCTGCTGGCCCGGACCGCGATCGGCGCGGCCCTCGACCCGCCGCCGGCGACGACCCCCGCGCGGGCCGTCCTCGGCCGGGTGCTCGCCGACGCATGCCGCTACTACGAGTTCCGCCCCATCGTCGTCGACGACATCGACGAGCGCACGACCGTCCTGGTGGAGACGCTGGCCGAGGGCCGCATCCGCGACTTCCTCGGCTTCAACCGGGCGAAACACGCGGTCGTCGAGGCCGCGATCCTCGCCACCCGGACCGCGTTCCTCCCCCTGTCGGAGATCCTCGAGGAGTTCCAGAAGTTCTCGGTCATCGTCGACAAGACCGGCGGCCCGGCCGAGCGCGAGGCGCTCGACCTGCTCCTGGACCACGTCCGCCGATCGTCCCGCCCCCCGCTCGAATCGAAGGCCCCCTCCTCATGA
- a CDS encoding DUF6513 domain-containing protein, with amino-acid sequence MSDTASPARVLFVTGRLAEFALRQVLDDLAPRAGIVAEVAVLPITVAALMTPAWVAKRLEPPPGVARIILPGHCRGDLTPIEARVPGVPVEIGPEDLRDLPRWFGHERAGLPDDYGAYDVEILAEINLAPRLPRAELLRQALDFAAQGADLIDLGCEPGARWAEVGDAVKALKDAGLRVSIDTFDPDEAALAVAAGAELVLSVNAGNRDAARDWGAEVVVLPDQPGTLDGLDATIDALEAAGVRYRIDPILEPIGFGFAASLDRYLEVRRRYPDAAMMMGVGNLTELTDVDSSGVNTLLMGFCQEQAIHSVLTTAVINWARSSVRELDLARRLVRHAVVNRTLPKRVEPRLVMLRDPKLDRFGRENLAELQRRIRDPNWRIFAEDGVVYALNNGHFLSGPDPFVLFDEMDVSDPSHAFYLGYEMMKAKTALTLGKAYRQDQALSWGFLTEPETSHRLRRRRAGGDGPAEGSALPPPPTPEKDDRS; translated from the coding sequence ATGAGCGACACCGCCTCTCCAGCCCGCGTCCTCTTCGTCACCGGCCGGCTCGCGGAATTCGCGCTCAGGCAGGTGCTCGACGACCTCGCGCCTCGGGCCGGGATCGTGGCGGAAGTGGCCGTGCTGCCGATCACGGTCGCCGCGCTGATGACCCCGGCGTGGGTGGCGAAGCGCCTGGAGCCGCCGCCGGGGGTCGCCCGCATCATCCTGCCGGGTCATTGCCGGGGCGACCTGACTCCGATCGAGGCCAGGGTGCCCGGCGTCCCGGTCGAGATCGGCCCGGAAGACCTCCGCGACCTCCCCCGATGGTTCGGCCACGAACGGGCCGGCTTGCCGGACGACTACGGCGCCTATGACGTCGAGATCCTCGCCGAGATCAACCTCGCCCCTCGCCTCCCCCGCGCCGAGCTGCTCCGCCAGGCCCTCGACTTCGCCGCGCAGGGGGCCGACCTCATCGACCTGGGCTGCGAGCCCGGCGCCCGCTGGGCCGAGGTCGGCGACGCCGTGAAGGCCCTCAAGGACGCCGGGCTGCGGGTCTCGATCGACACCTTCGACCCCGACGAGGCCGCCCTCGCCGTCGCGGCCGGGGCCGAGCTGGTCCTGAGCGTCAACGCCGGCAACCGCGACGCGGCCCGGGACTGGGGGGCCGAGGTCGTCGTCCTCCCCGACCAGCCCGGGACGCTCGACGGGCTTGACGCGACGATCGACGCCCTGGAAGCGGCCGGGGTCCGCTACCGCATAGACCCGATCCTGGAGCCGATCGGCTTCGGCTTCGCCGCCTCGCTGGACCGCTACCTGGAGGTCCGACGCCGCTACCCCGACGCCGCGATGATGATGGGCGTCGGCAACCTGACCGAGCTGACCGACGTCGACTCCTCCGGCGTCAACACGCTCCTGATGGGCTTCTGCCAGGAGCAGGCGATCCACAGCGTCCTGACCACGGCCGTCATCAACTGGGCCCGGTCTTCGGTTCGCGAGCTCGACCTGGCGCGTCGGCTCGTCCGCCACGCCGTCGTCAACCGCACCCTCCCCAAGCGCGTCGAGCCCCGCCTGGTCATGCTCCGCGACCCCAAGCTCGACCGCTTCGGCCGCGAGAACCTCGCCGAACTCCAGCGCCGGATTCGCGACCCCAACTGGCGGATCTTCGCCGAGGACGGCGTCGTCTACGCCCTCAACAACGGCCACTTCCTCAGCGGGCCCGACCCCTTCGTCCTCTTCGACGAGATGGACGTCTCCGACCCCTCCCACGCCTTCTACCTGGGCTACGAGATGATGAAGGCCAAAACCGCCTTGACGTTGGGGAAGGCCTATCGCCAGGATCAAGCGCTCTCGTGGGGCTTCCTCACGGAGCCGGAAACCAGCCACCGGCTGCGGCGAAGGCGAGCCGGGGGCGACGGGCCGGCGGAAGGATCGGCCCTCCCACCCCCTCCGACGCCCGAGAAGGACGACCGCTCGTGA
- a CDS encoding sulfatase, which translates to MNLPALLTLSMAVVASASEAKPPNIVVFLVDDMNLSSCSPYGAVGRDVETPAMERLARDGMMLTHAFVASPSCAPSRAALLTGLDPMRNGSMLNHSRPKPGVKLWPAYFRDLGYETAAIGKTAHYAQVTTFGFDHASHYTYHDDACVEAAVGWLAKRRSPAPLCLIVGTNWPHVPWPRRSAVPPEDVALPPTLVDTPATRRAVSHYAAAVANADRDLGLLYDAAREHLGPDTVFVFTSDHGAQLPFGKWDVYDAGVRTPLIVVWPGRIQPGSRSDAMASWIDLLPTCLEIAGATPPEGLSGRSFLGVLTGKDDHLRDEVFLTHSGDGAMNRYPLRGVRTRDWKYIRNLDAEAEHHTHIDKGVAGDGRDLWDSWVARAADDAGAAATVSRYLRRPAEELYDLKSDPFELRNLAADADHAENRAQLREKLDRWMESQGDRGLETERSLSVSPAKARASR; encoded by the coding sequence ATGAACCTGCCTGCGCTCCTGACCCTGTCGATGGCCGTCGTCGCCTCGGCCTCGGAGGCGAAGCCGCCGAACATCGTGGTCTTCCTCGTCGACGACATGAACCTGTCGTCCTGTTCGCCGTACGGGGCGGTCGGGCGCGACGTCGAGACTCCGGCCATGGAACGGCTCGCGAGAGACGGGATGATGCTGACGCACGCCTTCGTGGCGTCCCCGAGCTGCGCCCCCAGTCGCGCGGCGCTGCTCACGGGGCTGGACCCGATGCGGAACGGGTCGATGCTCAATCACAGCCGGCCGAAGCCCGGCGTGAAGCTCTGGCCCGCATACTTCCGCGACCTGGGCTACGAGACGGCGGCCATCGGCAAGACGGCCCACTACGCCCAGGTGACGACCTTCGGCTTCGATCACGCGAGCCACTACACCTATCATGACGACGCGTGCGTCGAGGCGGCCGTCGGCTGGCTGGCGAAACGACGGTCTCCGGCCCCTCTCTGCCTGATCGTCGGGACGAACTGGCCCCACGTCCCCTGGCCGAGGCGATCCGCCGTCCCTCCCGAGGACGTCGCCCTGCCCCCCACGCTGGTCGACACCCCGGCCACGCGGCGGGCCGTGTCCCATTACGCCGCGGCCGTCGCCAACGCCGATCGCGACCTCGGCCTGCTCTACGACGCGGCGCGCGAGCATCTGGGCCCGGACACGGTCTTCGTCTTCACCAGCGACCACGGCGCGCAGCTTCCGTTCGGAAAGTGGGACGTCTACGACGCGGGCGTCCGCACGCCCCTGATCGTCGTCTGGCCCGGACGGATCCAGCCGGGCTCGCGGAGCGACGCGATGGCGAGCTGGATCGACCTCCTGCCCACCTGCCTGGAGATCGCCGGAGCGACGCCGCCGGAGGGCCTCTCCGGGCGTTCGTTCCTCGGCGTCCTGACCGGGAAGGACGACCATCTTCGCGACGAAGTCTTCCTGACGCACAGCGGCGACGGGGCCATGAACCGCTACCCCCTGCGCGGCGTCCGGACTCGCGACTGGAAATACATCCGCAACCTGGACGCGGAGGCCGAGCACCACACGCACATCGACAAGGGCGTCGCCGGGGACGGCCGCGACCTCTGGGATTCGTGGGTCGCAAGGGCCGCGGACGACGCCGGGGCCGCCGCGACCGTCTCCCGCTATCTCCGGCGCCCCGCCGAGGAGCTTTACGATTTGAAGTCCGACCCTTTCGAACTCCGCAACCTGGCCGCCGACGCCGACCACGCCGAAAACCGGGCCCAACTCCGCGAGAAGCTCGACCGCTGGATGGAGTCGCAGGGCGACCGGGGGCTTGAGACGGAACGCTCGCTCTCCGTATCCCCCGCGAAGGCCCGGGCGAGCCGATGA
- a CDS encoding SDR family NAD(P)-dependent oxidoreductase: MSEVQSDSSLRGLRCAVIGATSGIGRATALALAHAGADVIVHGRNLEAAVRVVREIEGRGTRVASILADLRSREQGDRLVANAWKLWDGLDAWLHFAGADVLTGEGPDLSFEAKLDLLWEVDVVAAIRLCRDVGRRMADAGGGAIVTMGWDQAETGMEGDSGELFGAVKGAVMAFTRSLALSLAPGVRVNGVAPGWIQTAWGETAPPEWQDRVLRETPMRRWGLPEDVARAAAFLVGPSSGFLTGQILRVDGGAVR; encoded by the coding sequence CCAATCCGATTCGAGCCTCCGGGGGTTGCGTTGCGCCGTCATCGGCGCGACCTCGGGCATCGGCCGGGCGACCGCCCTGGCCCTGGCCCACGCCGGGGCCGACGTGATCGTCCACGGCCGCAACCTGGAGGCCGCCGTCCGGGTCGTGCGCGAGATCGAGGGGCGGGGGACGCGGGTCGCATCGATCCTGGCCGACCTCCGCTCCCGGGAGCAGGGGGACCGCCTGGTCGCGAACGCCTGGAAGCTCTGGGACGGCCTGGACGCCTGGCTCCACTTCGCCGGCGCCGACGTCCTCACCGGCGAAGGACCGGATCTCTCGTTCGAGGCCAAGCTCGACCTGCTGTGGGAGGTCGACGTCGTCGCGGCGATCCGGCTCTGCCGCGACGTCGGCCGGCGGATGGCCGACGCCGGCGGGGGCGCCATCGTCACCATGGGCTGGGACCAGGCCGAGACCGGCATGGAAGGGGACTCGGGCGAACTCTTCGGCGCGGTCAAGGGGGCCGTCATGGCCTTCACTCGGAGCCTCGCCCTGAGCCTCGCGCCCGGCGTCCGCGTCAACGGCGTGGCCCCCGGCTGGATCCAGACCGCCTGGGGCGAGACGGCCCCCCCGGAATGGCAAGACCGGGTCCTCCGCGAGACCCCGATGCGACGCTGGGGCCTCCCCGAAGACGTCGCCCGCGCCGCCGCGTTCCTCGTCGGCCCGTCCTCCGGCTTCCTCACCGGCCAGATCCTCCGGGTCGACGGCGGCGCGGTGCGCTGA